A genomic region of Pseudomonas abietaniphila contains the following coding sequences:
- a CDS encoding KpsF/GutQ family sugar-phosphate isomerase, which yields MTNAHDLIQSAQCTIRLEIEAVEGLLAHIDADFVRACEMILESQGRVVVVGMGKSGHIGKKIAATLASTGTPAFFVHPAEASHGDMGMITSADIILALSNSGTTSEIVTLLPLIKRLGIKLISLTGNPDSTLAKAADVSLNARVEKEACPLNLAPTSSTTAALVMGDALAVALLDARGFTAEDFAFSHPGGALGRRLLLKVEHVMHTAAELPQVVRGTPLRDSLMEMTRKGLGMTAITEPDGRLAGIFTDGDLRRTLDRDIDLRQAVIDEVMTVHGKTVRPEMLAAEALKIMEDNKIGALIVVDENDRPIGAFNLQDLLRAGVM from the coding sequence ATGACCAACGCCCACGATCTCATCCAGTCTGCACAGTGCACCATCCGCCTCGAAATAGAAGCCGTGGAAGGCCTTCTCGCGCACATCGATGCAGATTTCGTTCGTGCCTGCGAGATGATTCTGGAAAGCCAGGGCCGCGTGGTCGTGGTCGGCATGGGCAAGTCAGGACACATTGGCAAAAAGATCGCCGCGACGCTGGCCAGTACGGGCACCCCTGCGTTCTTCGTTCATCCAGCCGAAGCCAGCCATGGCGACATGGGCATGATCACCAGCGCCGACATCATCCTGGCGTTGTCCAACTCGGGCACCACCTCCGAGATCGTGACCCTGCTGCCACTGATCAAACGCCTGGGCATCAAATTGATCAGCCTGACCGGCAATCCTGACTCCACGCTGGCGAAAGCCGCAGACGTCAGCCTCAACGCGCGCGTGGAAAAAGAAGCCTGTCCACTGAACCTTGCGCCGACGTCGTCGACGACCGCAGCCCTGGTCATGGGTGATGCACTGGCCGTTGCGCTGCTCGATGCGCGCGGCTTCACCGCAGAAGACTTTGCGTTTTCCCATCCGGGTGGCGCACTGGGCCGTCGCCTCCTGCTGAAGGTCGAGCATGTGATGCACACCGCAGCCGAACTGCCGCAGGTCGTCCGGGGAACGCCGCTACGTGACTCGTTGATGGAAATGACCCGCAAGGGCCTGGGCATGACCGCCATTACCGAACCCGACGGTCGCCTTGCCGGGATCTTCACCGACGGTGACTTGCGCCGTACGCTGGACCGCGATATCGATCTGCGCCAGGCGGTGATCGATGAAGTGATGACCGTGCACGGTAAAACCGTCCGCCCGGAGATGCTCGCCGCCGAGGCGCTGAAAATCATGGAAGACAACAAGATCGGCGCACTGATCGTGGTCGACGAGAACGATCGCCCCATCGGCGCGTTCAACCTTCAAGACCTTCTGCGCGCGGGAGTCATGTAA
- a CDS encoding BolA family protein — MQAVEVKSFLEGKLPEIQVEVEGEGCNFQLNVISDELATLSPVKRQQQIYTHLNPWIADGSIHAVTMKFFSRAAWAERT; from the coding sequence ATGCAGGCCGTAGAAGTTAAAAGCTTCCTTGAAGGTAAGCTGCCAGAAATCCAGGTCGAAGTTGAAGGCGAAGGCTGCAACTTCCAGCTGAACGTGATCAGCGACGAACTGGCTACACTAAGTCCGGTCAAGCGCCAGCAGCAGATCTACACGCATTTGAACCCATGGATCGCCGATGGCAGCATCCATGCGGTCACCATGAAATTTTTCAGCCGCGCTGCATGGGCCGAGCGCACCTGA
- the murA gene encoding UDP-N-acetylglucosamine 1-carboxyvinyltransferase, whose amino-acid sequence MDKLIITGGIRLDGEIRISGAKNSALPILAATLLADGPVTVANLPHLHDITTMIELFGRMGIEPIIDEKLSVEIDPRTIKTLVAPYELVKTMRASILVLGPMVARFGEAEVALPGGCAIGSRPVDLHIRGLEAMGAIIDVEGGYIKAKAPEGGLRGAHFFFDTVSVTGTENIMMAAALANGRSVLQNAAREPEVVDLANFLNAMGAKVSGAGTDTITIDGVKRLGSATYRVMPDRIETGTYLVAAAATGGRVKVKDTDPTILEAVLEKLREAGAEITTGDDWIELNMHGKRPKAVNVRTAPYPAFPTDMQAQFISLNAIAEGTGAVIETIFENRFMHVYEMHRMGAQIQVEGNTAIVTGCAKLKGAPVMATDLRASASLVISALIAEGDTLIDRIYHIDRGYECIEEKLQMLGAKIRRVPG is encoded by the coding sequence ATGGACAAACTGATTATTACTGGCGGCATTCGTCTTGATGGCGAAATCCGCATTTCCGGGGCGAAAAACTCTGCCCTGCCGATTCTCGCAGCCACGTTGCTGGCCGACGGTCCCGTGACTGTCGCCAATCTGCCGCACCTGCATGACATCACCACCATGATCGAGCTGTTCGGTCGTATGGGTATCGAACCGATCATCGACGAGAAACTCAGTGTCGAAATCGATCCGCGCACCATCAAGACCCTGGTCGCGCCGTACGAACTGGTGAAAACCATGCGTGCGTCGATTCTGGTGCTGGGCCCTATGGTTGCCCGTTTTGGCGAGGCCGAAGTGGCGCTGCCTGGCGGTTGCGCCATCGGTTCGCGTCCTGTCGACCTGCACATTCGTGGCCTTGAAGCCATGGGCGCGATCATCGACGTCGAAGGCGGCTACATCAAGGCCAAGGCGCCTGAAGGCGGCTTGCGCGGTGCGCACTTCTTCTTCGATACCGTCAGTGTGACCGGTACCGAGAACATCATGATGGCTGCCGCTCTGGCCAACGGTCGCAGCGTCCTGCAGAACGCGGCGCGTGAGCCTGAAGTCGTCGACCTGGCGAACTTCCTCAACGCCATGGGCGCAAAAGTGTCCGGCGCCGGTACCGACACCATCACCATCGACGGGGTCAAGCGTCTGGGTTCGGCGACCTACCGCGTCATGCCTGACCGTATCGAAACCGGTACCTACCTGGTTGCCGCTGCTGCCACCGGTGGCCGCGTCAAGGTCAAGGACACCGATCCGACGATCCTGGAAGCTGTTCTGGAGAAGCTGCGTGAAGCGGGTGCGGAAATCACCACCGGTGACGACTGGATCGAGCTGAACATGCACGGCAAGCGCCCGAAAGCGGTCAACGTGCGCACAGCGCCGTACCCGGCTTTCCCGACCGACATGCAAGCCCAGTTCATTTCGCTCAATGCCATTGCCGAAGGCACTGGCGCAGTGATCGAAACCATCTTCGAAAACCGCTTCATGCACGTGTATGAAATGCACCGCATGGGCGCGCAGATCCAGGTCGAAGGCAACACTGCGATCGTGACCGGCTGTGCGAAGCTCAAAGGCGCGCCTGTCATGGCGACCGACCTGCGCGCGTCGGCCAGTCTGGTGATTTCGGCGTTGATCGCTGAAGGCGACACACTGATCGACCGTATCTACCACATCGACCGTGGTTACGAGTGCATCGAAGAAAAACTGCAGATGCTGGGCGCTAAGATTCGTCGCGTGCCGGGCTAG
- the lptB gene encoding LPS export ABC transporter ATP-binding protein encodes MATLKAQHLAKAYKSRQVVRDVSLSIDSGQIVGLLGPNGAGKTTCFYMIVGLVQADQGRVLIDDQDVSHQPMHGRARAGIGYLPQEASIFRKLSVSDNIMAILETRKELDRAGRRKELESLLQEFHITHIRDNLGMSLSGGERRRVEIARALATSPKFILLDEPFAGVDPISVGDIKQIIYHLKAKGIGVLITDHNVRETLDICETAYIVNDGQLIAEGDAETILANQLVKEVYLGHEFRL; translated from the coding sequence ATGGCGACGCTGAAAGCCCAACACCTGGCCAAGGCTTACAAAAGCCGCCAGGTCGTGCGAGACGTCAGCCTGTCCATCGACAGCGGCCAGATCGTCGGCCTCCTGGGGCCCAACGGTGCAGGCAAGACCACATGCTTCTACATGATCGTGGGCCTCGTTCAGGCCGATCAGGGGCGTGTGCTGATCGACGATCAGGACGTCAGCCATCAACCGATGCACGGCCGCGCTCGTGCCGGTATCGGCTATCTGCCGCAAGAAGCCTCGATCTTCCGCAAGCTGTCGGTGTCAGACAACATCATGGCCATCCTTGAAACGCGCAAGGAGCTTGATCGCGCCGGGCGTCGCAAGGAGCTGGAGAGCCTGCTGCAGGAATTCCATATCACGCACATCCGCGACAACCTTGGCATGAGCCTGTCGGGTGGTGAGCGTCGTCGTGTGGAGATCGCTCGCGCACTGGCCACCTCGCCGAAATTCATCCTGCTGGATGAACCCTTTGCCGGTGTCGACCCGATCTCCGTGGGTGACATCAAGCAGATCATTTACCATCTCAAGGCAAAGGGTATCGGCGTTCTGATCACCGACCACAACGTCCGCGAGACCCTCGACATCTGCGAAACGGCCTACATCGTCAACGACGGGCAACTGATCGCAGAGGGTGATGCTGAAACCATCCTGGCCAACCAGTTGGTCAAAGAAGTGTATCTCGGCCACGAGTTCCGCCTGTAA
- the mlaE gene encoding lipid asymmetry maintenance ABC transporter permease subunit MlaE, with product MRRKSLMDRVRLMGRSAIDIVAVLGRSGIFLVHALLGRGGIGGGFQLLVRQLYSVGVMSLAIIVVSGVFIGMVLALQGFSILAKYGSEQAVGQMVALTLLRELGPVVTALLFAGRAGSALTAEIGNMKSTEQLSSLEMIGVDPLKYIVAPRLWAGFISLPVLAIIFSVVGIWGGSWVAVDWLGVYEGSFWANMQNSVSFPNDVINGVIKSVVFAFVVTWIAVFQGYDCEPTSEGISRATTKTVVYASLAVLGLDFILTALMFGDF from the coding sequence ATGCGCAGAAAGTCATTGATGGATCGTGTTCGCCTGATGGGGCGCTCCGCGATCGATATTGTTGCGGTACTGGGGCGTTCGGGGATTTTTCTGGTTCATGCCTTGCTGGGGCGAGGCGGAATCGGTGGCGGGTTCCAGTTGTTGGTGCGTCAGCTTTATTCAGTGGGCGTCATGTCGCTGGCTATCATCGTCGTTTCCGGTGTGTTCATCGGGATGGTTCTGGCGCTTCAAGGATTCAGCATCCTCGCCAAGTACGGTTCTGAACAGGCGGTCGGGCAGATGGTTGCCCTGACGCTGTTGCGCGAGTTGGGGCCGGTGGTTACAGCCTTGCTGTTCGCGGGGCGTGCCGGTTCTGCCTTGACCGCTGAAATCGGCAACATGAAGTCCACTGAGCAGTTGTCCAGTCTGGAAATGATTGGTGTCGATCCGCTGAAATATATCGTTGCCCCTCGTCTGTGGGCCGGGTTCATCTCGCTGCCTGTGCTGGCGATTATCTTCAGCGTGGTGGGTATCTGGGGTGGATCGTGGGTGGCGGTCGACTGGCTTGGTGTCTATGAAGGTTCCTTCTGGGCCAACATGCAAAACAGCGTGTCCTTTCCAAACGATGTCATCAATGGTGTCATCAAAAGCGTCGTTTTCGCTTTTGTGGTCACCTGGATTGCCGTGTTTCAAGGCTATGACTGCGAGCCCACTTCAGAAGGGATCAGTCGCGCCACGACCAAGACCGTGGTTTATGCCTCTTTGGCCGTATTGGGCCTGGACTTTATTTTGACCGCCTTGATGTTTGGAGACTTCTGA
- the lptC gene encoding LPS export ABC transporter periplasmic protein LptC, translating to MLSKRFRTFLIFGVLALLLAAAGYWNISPESFMDQPKQAVDESAIDYYAMNAHSIQYLPDGSMQYDMTADKVEHLKATDVTLMTTPVLQMFRGSEFPWHVQSVRAEVSPGGDHVELIDKVRINRTDEKNRTTIITSTRMTVFPQKQYAETAQPVRIDGFNGVSTGTGMKAYLKESRIHLLSNARGQYEAP from the coding sequence ATGCTGAGCAAAAGATTTCGTACGTTTCTGATCTTCGGTGTGCTGGCACTGCTGCTTGCAGCGGCTGGCTACTGGAACATCAGCCCTGAAAGTTTCATGGACCAGCCCAAGCAGGCCGTGGACGAAAGCGCCATCGACTACTATGCGATGAACGCACACAGCATTCAGTACCTGCCCGATGGTTCGATGCAATACGATATGACCGCTGACAAGGTCGAGCACCTGAAGGCCACCGACGTGACCCTCATGACAACGCCGGTCCTGCAGATGTTTCGTGGCTCGGAGTTCCCGTGGCATGTCCAGAGCGTGCGCGCCGAAGTGTCTCCGGGCGGGGATCACGTCGAGCTGATCGACAAGGTTCGCATCAACCGCACCGACGAAAAGAACCGAACCACCATCATCACCAGCACACGCATGACTGTCTTCCCCCAGAAGCAATATGCGGAAACCGCGCAACCCGTTAGAATCGACGGCTTTAACGGCGTGAGCACGGGTACGGGTATGAAAGCCTATCTAAAAGAAAGCAGGATACACCTGCTATCGAACGCAAGAGGACAGTATGAGGCTCCTTAA
- a CDS encoding MlaC/ttg2D family ABC transporter substrate-binding protein, producing the protein MISILRRGLLVLLAALPLFANAAATTSSAHDLVDSTTKQLLADLSANKESYKTNPQAFYDALNGIVGPVIDADGISKSIMTVKYSRNATPAQMQRFQENFKRSLIQFYGNALLEYNNQGITVSPAKEEAADRTSVDMSVKGNNGAVYPVSYTLVKINNEWKVRNVIINGINIGKLFRDQFADAMQRNGNDLDKTIDGWAGEVAKAKDATENSPDKVVK; encoded by the coding sequence ATGATCTCGATTCTGCGCCGTGGCCTTTTGGTGCTACTGGCTGCTCTGCCACTGTTCGCGAACGCGGCAGCGACAACGTCGTCCGCTCATGACCTGGTAGACAGCACCACCAAGCAGCTGCTGGCGGACCTTTCCGCCAACAAGGAAAGCTACAAGACCAATCCACAGGCGTTCTATGACGCGCTCAATGGCATTGTCGGTCCCGTCATCGATGCTGACGGTATCTCCAAGAGCATCATGACCGTCAAGTACTCGCGTAACGCTACGCCTGCTCAGATGCAGCGCTTCCAGGAGAACTTCAAGCGCAGCCTGATTCAGTTCTATGGCAATGCGCTGCTGGAGTACAACAACCAGGGCATCACCGTTTCTCCGGCCAAGGAAGAAGCTGCCGATCGCACCTCTGTCGACATGTCGGTCAAGGGTAATAACGGCGCCGTGTATCCTGTTTCCTACACCCTCGTGAAGATCAACAACGAGTGGAAGGTCCGCAACGTGATCATCAACGGCATCAACATTGGCAAGCTGTTCCGCGATCAGTTCGCTGACGCGATGCAGCGCAATGGCAACGATCTGGACAAGACCATTGATGGTTGGGCCGGTGAAGTCGCCAAGGCCAAGGACGCCACCGAAAACTCGCCCGACAAGGTCGTTAAATGA
- a CDS encoding ATP-binding cassette domain-containing protein yields MSADNAYAVELKGLSFKRGTRSIFNNVDIRIPRGKVTGIMGPSGSGKTTLLRLMGAQLRPSSGEVWVNGQNLPELSRSDLFDARKQMGVLFQSGALFTDLDVFENVAFPLRVHTKLPEDMIRDIVLLKLQAVGLRGAVELMPDELSGGMKRRVALARAIALDPQILMYDEPFVGQDPIAMGVLVRLIRLLNDALGITSVVVSHDLAETASIADYLYVVGDGQVLGQGTPQELMQSDNPRIRQFMTGDPDGPVPFHYPAPDYREDLLGKR; encoded by the coding sequence ATGAGTGCCGATAACGCCTACGCGGTCGAATTGAAGGGTTTGTCCTTCAAACGCGGTACGCGCAGCATCTTCAATAATGTCGACATCCGCATCCCCCGGGGCAAAGTCACCGGCATCATGGGGCCGTCAGGCAGTGGTAAAACCACGCTGCTGCGCCTGATGGGGGCACAGTTGCGCCCCAGTAGCGGCGAGGTTTGGGTCAATGGCCAGAACCTGCCCGAGTTGTCGCGCAGCGATCTTTTCGATGCTCGCAAGCAGATGGGTGTCCTGTTTCAGAGCGGTGCGCTGTTTACCGACCTCGACGTTTTCGAAAACGTGGCGTTCCCGCTGCGTGTCCATACCAAACTGCCTGAAGACATGATTCGCGACATCGTCCTGCTCAAGTTGCAGGCGGTGGGTTTGCGCGGCGCCGTCGAATTGATGCCGGACGAACTGTCCGGAGGCATGAAGCGCCGTGTGGCGCTGGCGCGAGCGATCGCCCTGGATCCGCAGATTCTCATGTACGACGAACCTTTCGTGGGGCAAGACCCTATCGCGATGGGTGTGCTGGTTCGGCTGATCCGTTTGCTTAACGATGCACTGGGTATCACCAGTGTCGTCGTTTCCCATGATCTGGCAGAAACGGCCAGCATTGCCGACTACCTATATGTGGTGGGGGACGGTCAGGTGCTGGGGCAGGGGACGCCGCAGGAATTGATGCAGTCGGATAACCCGCGCATTCGTCAATTCATGACGGGGGATCCAGACGGCCCCGTGCCTTTTCACTATCCGGCACCGGATTATCGCGAAGATCTTTTGGGGAAGCGCTGA
- the hisG gene encoding ATP phosphoribosyltransferase yields the protein MLTIALSKGRILDDTLPLLAAAGIVPTENPDKSRKLIIPTTQDDVRLLIVRATDVPTYVEHGAADLGVAGKDVLMEYGGQGLYEPLDLQIAKCKLMTAGAVGAAEPKGRLRVATKFVNVAKRYYAEQGRQVDIIKLYGSMELAPLVGLADKIIDVVDTGNTLRANGLEPQEMIAHISSRLVVNKASMKMQHARIQSLIDTLRTAVESRHRG from the coding sequence ATGTTGACCATCGCACTGTCCAAGGGCCGAATCCTTGACGACACCTTGCCGCTTCTCGCAGCTGCGGGCATCGTGCCAACCGAGAATCCGGACAAGAGCCGCAAGTTGATCATTCCTACGACGCAGGATGATGTTCGCCTGCTGATCGTACGTGCGACCGATGTCCCGACCTATGTCGAGCATGGCGCGGCAGACCTTGGCGTTGCGGGTAAAGATGTCCTGATGGAGTACGGCGGCCAGGGCTTGTACGAGCCGCTGGACCTGCAGATTGCCAAGTGCAAGCTGATGACGGCGGGCGCCGTCGGTGCCGCCGAGCCTAAAGGCCGGCTGCGTGTGGCCACCAAATTCGTCAACGTTGCCAAGCGTTATTACGCCGAGCAGGGCCGTCAGGTCGACATCATCAAGCTGTACGGCTCCATGGAGCTCGCGCCGCTGGTGGGTCTGGCCGACAAGATCATCGATGTCGTCGACACCGGCAATACGCTGCGTGCCAACGGCCTCGAGCCACAGGAAATGATCGCTCACATCAGTTCGCGCCTCGTCGTGAACAAGGCATCGATGAAGATGCAGCACGCTCGCATCCAGTCGCTCATCGACACATTGCGCACAGCCGTGGAGTCGCGACACCGCGGTTGA
- a CDS encoding STAS domain-containing protein gives MTDACITAVGGGELKLFGVLDYRTGPALREQGADLIKASDASALVLDCSAVEKSSSVGLALLLAFMRDAQAAGKSVSVRALPEDMREIAQVSGLTELFEQH, from the coding sequence ATGACTGACGCGTGTATCACCGCAGTTGGCGGCGGCGAACTGAAGCTGTTTGGCGTGCTGGATTATCGTACCGGACCTGCACTGCGTGAGCAGGGCGCCGACCTGATCAAGGCCAGCGATGCCTCTGCTCTGGTGCTGGATTGCTCGGCAGTCGAGAAATCCAGCAGCGTGGGCCTGGCCCTGTTGCTGGCGTTCATGCGCGATGCCCAGGCAGCCGGCAAGTCGGTCAGTGTCCGCGCGCTGCCCGAAGACATGCGAGAAATTGCACAGGTATCCGGTCTGACCGAACTGTTCGAACAACATTGA
- the mlaD gene encoding outer membrane lipid asymmetry maintenance protein MlaD — translation MQNRSLETGVGLFLLAGILALLLLALRVSGLSASATNDSYKLYANFDNIAGLTVRAKVTMAGVTIGKVTAIDLDHDTFMGRVTMEVDKRVNNLPSDSTASILTAGLLGEKYVGISVGGDDQLLKDGGTIHDTQSSLVLEDLIGKFLLNSVGKDAK, via the coding sequence ATGCAAAACCGCTCCCTCGAAACCGGTGTCGGCCTGTTCCTGCTGGCCGGGATCCTGGCTTTGCTCTTGCTCGCCCTGCGGGTCAGCGGTCTGAGCGCCAGCGCGACCAACGACAGCTATAAACTTTATGCAAATTTCGACAATATCGCCGGTTTGACTGTCAGAGCGAAAGTGACCATGGCCGGTGTGACCATCGGCAAGGTCACTGCAATCGATCTGGACCACGATACCTTCATGGGCCGTGTGACCATGGAAGTGGACAAACGGGTGAATAATCTGCCATCCGACTCCACGGCTTCTATTCTTACCGCAGGCTTGCTGGGCGAAAAATACGTCGGCATCAGCGTCGGTGGTGATGATCAGCTGTTGAAGGATGGCGGCACGATCCATGACACCCAGTCGTCGTTGGTACTCGAGGACCTGATCGGTAAATTCCTGCTTAATTCCGTGGGTAAAGACGCCAAATGA
- the hisD gene encoding histidinol dehydrogenase produces MTTSNTIRRLNAADPDFARHLAHLLSWESVSDDSVNQRVLDIIKNVRERGDAALVEYTQRFDGLQVASMADLILPRERLELALTRITPAQRQALEKAADRVRSYHERQKQDSWSYTEADGTVLGQKVTPLDRAGLYVPGGKASYPSSVLMNAIPAKVAGVGEVVMVVPTPRGEINELVLAAACIAGVDRVFTIGGAQAVAALAYGTESVPQVDKVVGPGNIYVATAKRHVFGQVGIDMIAGPSEILVVCDGQTDPDWIAMDLFSQAEHDEDAQAILVSPDAEFLDKVAASIARLMPTMERAEIINTSINGRGALIKVADMTQAIEVANRIAPEHLELSVADPEAWLPQIRHAGAIFMGRHTSEALGDYCAGPNHVLPTSGTARFSSPLGVYDFQKRSSIIFCSEQGASELGKTASVLARGESLTAHARSAEYRIVDNQQEGK; encoded by the coding sequence ATGACCACTTCCAACACTATTCGCCGACTCAACGCTGCTGACCCGGATTTCGCACGACATCTGGCTCATCTGCTGAGCTGGGAAAGTGTGTCTGACGACTCGGTCAATCAGCGTGTGCTGGACATCATCAAGAACGTGCGTGAGCGCGGCGACGCAGCGCTGGTTGAGTACACCCAGCGCTTCGACGGTCTGCAGGTCGCGTCGATGGCGGATCTCATTCTGCCCCGTGAGCGTCTCGAACTCGCACTGACCCGCATCACCCCGGCGCAGCGTCAGGCGCTGGAAAAGGCCGCTGATCGCGTGCGCAGCTACCACGAACGACAAAAGCAGGACTCCTGGAGCTACACCGAAGCCGACGGCACGGTGTTGGGCCAGAAGGTCACGCCGCTGGACCGCGCCGGCTTGTACGTGCCGGGCGGGAAGGCGTCTTATCCGTCATCCGTTTTGATGAACGCGATCCCTGCCAAGGTGGCGGGCGTGGGCGAAGTCGTCATGGTCGTACCGACCCCGCGGGGTGAAATCAACGAACTGGTGCTGGCCGCCGCCTGCATTGCCGGGGTCGACCGCGTGTTCACCATCGGTGGCGCTCAGGCCGTCGCCGCGCTGGCCTATGGCACTGAAAGCGTTCCACAGGTCGACAAGGTCGTCGGGCCGGGCAACATCTATGTCGCCACCGCCAAGCGCCACGTGTTTGGTCAGGTCGGTATCGACATGATTGCCGGTCCTTCGGAGATCCTCGTGGTGTGCGATGGCCAGACCGATCCGGACTGGATCGCCATGGATCTGTTCTCCCAGGCCGAGCACGACGAAGACGCCCAGGCGATTCTGGTCAGCCCCGATGCCGAATTCCTCGACAAGGTGGCCGCCAGCATCGCCAGGTTGATGCCGACCATGGAGCGTGCCGAGATCATCAATACCTCGATCAACGGCCGCGGCGCGCTGATCAAGGTGGCTGACATGACTCAGGCCATCGAAGTGGCCAACCGCATCGCGCCGGAGCACTTGGAATTGTCGGTCGCCGACCCTGAAGCCTGGTTGCCACAGATTCGTCACGCAGGCGCTATCTTCATGGGCCGTCACACGTCTGAAGCCTTGGGCGATTACTGCGCGGGCCCGAACCACGTACTGCCGACGTCGGGGACGGCGCGTTTCTCCTCGCCGCTGGGTGTCTACGACTTCCAGAAGCGTTCCTCGATCATTTTCTGCTCGGAGCAGGGCGCATCCGAACTCGGCAAGACCGCTTCGGTGCTGGCGCGGGGCGAGTCGCTGACGGCCCACGCTCGCAGTGCCGAATACCGGATCGTCGACAACCAGCAGGAGGGCAAGTAA
- a CDS encoding KdsC family phosphatase → MSVDMNELMQRGKNIKLAVFDVDGVLTDGRLYFLEDGSEFKTFNTLDGQGIKMLINSGVVTAIISGRKTPVVERRAKNLGIAHLYQGREDKLVVLDGLLQQLHLSYEQVAYLGDDLPDLPVIRRVGLGMAVANAASFVRQHAHGTTQAKGGEGAAREFCELILSAQGNLEAAHAAYL, encoded by the coding sequence ATGAGCGTCGATATGAACGAACTGATGCAGCGCGGTAAAAACATCAAACTGGCGGTCTTCGATGTCGACGGTGTACTGACCGATGGCCGGCTGTATTTTCTTGAAGACGGCAGCGAGTTCAAGACATTCAACACGCTGGATGGTCAAGGCATCAAAATGCTGATCAACTCCGGTGTTGTCACTGCAATCATCAGCGGTCGTAAAACACCCGTCGTTGAGCGCCGCGCCAAGAACCTGGGCATCGCGCATCTTTACCAGGGACGTGAAGACAAACTGGTGGTACTCGACGGGCTCCTGCAGCAACTCCATCTAAGCTATGAGCAGGTCGCCTACCTCGGTGACGATTTGCCTGATCTGCCGGTCATCCGCCGCGTAGGTTTGGGGATGGCCGTCGCCAACGCCGCCTCTTTCGTCCGTCAACATGCACATGGCACCACACAGGCCAAAGGCGGCGAAGGTGCCGCGCGAGAATTCTGCGAGCTGATCCTGAGCGCTCAGGGCAACCTCGAAGCGGCACACGCCGCCTACTTATAG
- the lptA gene encoding lipopolysaccharide transport periplasmic protein LptA, with the protein MRLLKTLPILLGLGAALGSVSAWALPNDQDQPIRIQADDAQLDDKQGIATYTGNVIITQGSMKVTGNTVTMTRTPAGDIDVVTSVGNLAYFEQLQTAGDTKPVQGWGVTIQYHAPQNRIVLIDKAKVIDKDSNVTQGEKIVYDTVRKLASAGRATGSKVTEARPRVDMVIQPKKKTDQQKAQ; encoded by the coding sequence ATGAGGCTCCTTAAAACCCTCCCTATTTTGCTCGGTCTGGGCGCAGCACTGGGAAGCGTGAGCGCCTGGGCTCTGCCGAACGATCAGGATCAGCCTATCCGCATTCAGGCCGACGATGCCCAGCTGGACGACAAGCAAGGCATCGCCACCTATACCGGTAACGTGATCATCACCCAGGGTTCGATGAAGGTCACCGGCAACACCGTGACCATGACCCGTACGCCTGCGGGCGACATCGACGTCGTGACCTCGGTGGGCAACCTGGCCTATTTCGAGCAGTTGCAGACGGCCGGTGACACCAAACCCGTTCAGGGCTGGGGCGTCACTATCCAGTACCATGCGCCGCAAAACCGCATTGTGCTGATCGACAAGGCCAAGGTGATCGACAAGGACAGCAACGTGACTCAGGGCGAGAAAATCGTCTACGACACCGTCCGCAAACTGGCGAGTGCCGGCCGAGCCACAGGCAGCAAAGTCACCGAAGCGCGCCCTCGCGTCGACATGGTGATTCAGCCGAAAAAGAAAACCGACCAGCAGAAGGCCCAGTAA